The genomic interval GCCCAGCTGATTGGGACAAACTTTGCGAAGAGGTTCCTCGAAGGATTCTACGGGGAGAAGGTCGTGGAGAACTTCTATACGGTCAAAGACGGCGAGGAGATGAAAATCGGCGGTAGGACGTTCCGCTTCATAGCAGTTCCATGGCTTCACTGGCCGGACACAATGATAACCTACGTGGTGGAGGACAAGTTCATCTTCGGCTGCGATGCGGGCGGCGGCTACGGAATTCCCGAAACGATAGACGACAGCGATGAGGAGGTAGTTGAAAAGTACCTTCCCCACGTCACCAAGTACATCGTTACCGTCATCGGGCACTACCACAAGTACATAGTCCAGAACATAAACAAGCTGAAGAGCTTGGGGATAGTTGAAAGCGCCAGGATGATCCTCCCTGGACACGGACTGGTTTGGAGAAAGGATCCCCTGAGAATATTTGAGCACTACGAGCGCGTTGGGGCCGGGACACCCACAAAGGACAAGGTTCTCGTGATATACGACTCCATGTACGGCTTCGTTGAGAAGAGGATGGAGGTCATCATAGACGAGCTCAAGAAGCACTCCAAGAAGCCCGTTGTCTACCGCTTCACGGACAAAGAAGCACCGGCCGTCAGCGACATCCTGGGGGAGGTTCCGGACAGCGAGGCGCTGGTGATAGGTGCCTCAACCTACGAGGCGGACATCCACCCGAGGGTGCGCTACACGCTCTTCGAGATACTCGACAAGGCCAACTACGAGAAGCCGGTTCTGGTTGTGGGGGCCTTTGGATGGGGTGGCGTTGCCGGCAAGAAGATTGAAACGCTCATATCAAGGAGCAAGTTCGACCTCGTGGACACAGTCGAGAGCAGGGGGATGATGTCCGAGGAAGACGAAGAGAAGCTTAGGGAGGGTGTTAGGAAACTCATCCAGTGGATTTCCTGAGTCTCTCAGTCGTTTATTTTGCATTTTATCAACCCTTAAATAGTTTGAAGGAGAGATTATCTATGGTGATGTCTTTATGAACGAGAAGGATATCGTTGAGCGGGTCTCAAAGCTCTCCCCGAAGGAGATTCTGGGCTACGCCATCGCCTCGGAGGAAGGGGCCAGGGAGTTCTACGAGAGCCTCTCATCCAAACTCGGGGAACTCTTGGGCGACTTTTTTAGAGACCTCGCCAGAGCAGAGGAGAGCCACAGGAAAATCCTTCTGACCCTCCATGAAAAGCTCTTTGGGGATACCAACTACAGCGTCCCCGAGGGCATTCCCCTCGCCGAGAGAGCCGTGGAGGTCGAGACTGTCGCCAACCTCATTGAGGCCATGGAGGTCGCACTCCTCAACGAGAAGACCGCAGAGAGAATTTACACCCACCTCGCCGAGGCCCTGCCCGACCACAGAGGCATTCTCCTGCTCCTCGCGGCCCAGGAAGAGGCTCACTACGCATCCATAAAGAGCCACAGGGAATACCTCGAGGGGCTGAGAGAGGGCGAGCCTGACTACGTGGAGGCCCCCGTTGACTACATCAACAGCCAGCTTGAGATGTACATCAACCCGAGAGGAAGGTTATGAGGTGGATAGGTTGAGGGTAGTAATCGTGGGGGATGGACCCGGGGGAGTTGAGCTCGCGGGCCGGCTCGCGGGGGAGTGGGACGTCACGGTGGTGGATAGGGAAACCCTTCCCCACTACACCAAGCCGATGTTAAGCCACTACATAGCCGGATTTGTGAGGCGGGAAAAGCTCTTTCCCCACGGTCTGGACTGGTACGAGAAGAAGGGTATTGACCTGCGCCTTGGAATCGAGGCAAAGCTCATTGACCGGGCCAGAAAAGTTCTCCTGACCGATGGGGGCGAGGTATCCTACGACGTCCTCGTTCTCGCCACGGGGGCAAAACCGAGGGAGCCAACGGTGGAGGGGAGGGAGCACATCCTCACACTCAGAACAATTTGGGACGCCGAGAAAATCAAAGCCGCCATTGAGGAAGAGGGCGGGGCGGTGATAATCGGGGGAGGCTTCATAGGCCTTGAGCTCGCCGGGAACCTCGCGAAAGCCGGTTACGATGTGCATCTCGTTCACCGGAGTGGAACCCTCCTCCACCTCGACGAAGAGCTGAGCGGCATGATAAAGGGAAGACTCGAGGAGGCGGGGGTGACCTTCCACCTGAACGCCGACCTCTTAAAGGCAGACGCGGAGGGGATTACCACAACCAAGGGCTACATCCCCGGAAAGCCGAAGGTGTGCGCGATAGGCATAGTTCCCAACGTGGAAATCGCAAGGAAGAGCGGAATCCACGTCGGGAGGGGGATTCTAATAGACGAGGGCTTCAGAACGTCAGCGAAGGACGTCTATGCCATAGGGGACTGCGCGGAGTACAACGGAATAATCTGCGGGACGGCGAAGGGGGCCGCGGCCCATGCGAGGGTTCTGGCGAACCTGCTCCTCGGAAAAGAGGATCGCTACGACTTTGAATTCCGTTCAACCCTCTTCAAGTTCGGGGACCTTCCGCTGGCAATAATCGGAAACACACGTGGGGAGGGCCACTGGCTGGAGGAGGGCGTTAAGGTCTTCACGGAGGGCGAAAGGGTAACCGGCGCGGTGATAATAGGGGATGCCCGGAAGGCGTTTTCCCTCGAGAGGAGGATAAAGGAAGGAGTTTCCCTCCGGGAACTCTGAGAAGTGCCAAACGTTAATATAGATATGAAGCAATTATGTATTGGGGGGTTTGGTATGGTTCCGGAAGAAGTTGTCGAGGGGCTTCCCCTCGAAAAGATAAAGGACTTCTCGCTTGAGGAGCTCCTTGGAATGGCCATCAAGGCCGAGATAGGTGCCAGGGAGTTCTACGAGAGCCTCGCCGAGAGGATTGAAGTGGAAACCCTTAAGGACAAGATAGAATGGCTTGCAAAGGAGGAGGGCAAGCACGAGGCCCTGCTGAGAAGGGTCTACGCCTCGATGTTCCCCGGGAAGGAGATCGTCTTCCCAAAGGAGCACATAGGGCCGGAGCTAAAGCCCGTTGCCAAGGAGCTTCACGGTGCCCAAGACCTCATAGACCTCATCCGCTGGGCTATGAAGGCGGAGGAGATAGCCGCGGCCTTCTACGAGGAGATAGAGAGTATGGTCGAGACGGAGGACAGAAAGAGGCTCATGCGCTACCTCAGCGACATGGAGAGGGGGCATTACTACACCCTAAAAGCCGAGTACGAGCTCCTCCTCGACTGGGAGATGTACAGCCAGATGATGCACATGGGGCCGTGAGGGCTTCACACCACTTTCTTTTTCTGATTCAGAAAATCAGGAAGGCAAGTTTGGAATTCACACCTAAATCATCCTTTTCGAAAACCTTATTAGGGTATCTGAACAAATTAAGGTGGTGTTTGAGGATGCGTAAGTTTGGTGCGGTTTTGTTGACTTTAATAATGGCTCTCGCCTTTGTGAGCGGCTGTATAAGCCAGAATGAAGGAGTCCCCACCATCGTTATCGGCTCAAAGCCCTTCAACGAGCAGTACATAGTTGCCCACATGATAGCCCTCCTCCTCGAGGAAAACGG from Palaeococcus ferrophilus DSM 13482 carries:
- a CDS encoding FprA family A-type flavoprotein, translated to MPKVRVEKICSEPELYIIRVDDDRIGYFEATWDIPEGITYNAYIMKLDGAVVLFDVSKKEYTDLFMEGLRKVVDPKEITHIVVHHTEPDHTGTLPKLLEENGYRAQLIGTNFAKRFLEGFYGEKVVENFYTVKDGEEMKIGGRTFRFIAVPWLHWPDTMITYVVEDKFIFGCDAGGGYGIPETIDDSDEEVVEKYLPHVTKYIVTVIGHYHKYIVQNINKLKSLGIVESARMILPGHGLVWRKDPLRIFEHYERVGAGTPTKDKVLVIYDSMYGFVEKRMEVIIDELKKHSKKPVVYRFTDKEAPAVSDILGEVPDSEALVIGASTYEADIHPRVRYTLFEILDKANYEKPVLVVGAFGWGGVAGKKIETLISRSKFDLVDTVESRGMMSEEDEEKLREGVRKLIQWIS
- a CDS encoding ferritin-like domain-containing protein, with amino-acid sequence MNEKDIVERVSKLSPKEILGYAIASEEGAREFYESLSSKLGELLGDFFRDLARAEESHRKILLTLHEKLFGDTNYSVPEGIPLAERAVEVETVANLIEAMEVALLNEKTAERIYTHLAEALPDHRGILLLLAAQEEAHYASIKSHREYLEGLREGEPDYVEAPVDYINSQLEMYINPRGRL
- a CDS encoding NAD(P)/FAD-dependent oxidoreductase, encoding MDRLRVVIVGDGPGGVELAGRLAGEWDVTVVDRETLPHYTKPMLSHYIAGFVRREKLFPHGLDWYEKKGIDLRLGIEAKLIDRARKVLLTDGGEVSYDVLVLATGAKPREPTVEGREHILTLRTIWDAEKIKAAIEEEGGAVIIGGGFIGLELAGNLAKAGYDVHLVHRSGTLLHLDEELSGMIKGRLEEAGVTFHLNADLLKADAEGITTTKGYIPGKPKVCAIGIVPNVEIARKSGIHVGRGILIDEGFRTSAKDVYAIGDCAEYNGIICGTAKGAAAHARVLANLLLGKEDRYDFEFRSTLFKFGDLPLAIIGNTRGEGHWLEEGVKVFTEGERVTGAVIIGDARKAFSLERRIKEGVSLREL
- a CDS encoding ferritin family protein; translated protein: MVPEEVVEGLPLEKIKDFSLEELLGMAIKAEIGAREFYESLAERIEVETLKDKIEWLAKEEGKHEALLRRVYASMFPGKEIVFPKEHIGPELKPVAKELHGAQDLIDLIRWAMKAEEIAAAFYEEIESMVETEDRKRLMRYLSDMERGHYYTLKAEYELLLDWEMYSQMMHMGP